CGGCGATGGTCACGTGCTCCTGAGCCAGACCGGCCAGGTCACAGCGCTCGGCCAGGCGCATCACCGGCAGCAGGCCTGCGTAGGCGACCGTGTGCTGGTCATCGAAGATCGCATGGGTGTGGGCGGGAGCGTGAGACAATCGCACTTACGACGTGCCCTCTTGATTCGGCGGCTGGAAGCGTAGAGAACTCCCATCCTGCCAGGTCAGAGGGCATCGTCATGTCTACGGTCCAGCCCTCACCTGATAACGCTCGGTGGATTCAGGCTGAGTCTCGACAACTCCAGGTTAGGACCAGGGCCTCTTTCGTGCGAGAGTTGGCTGCTCAAAAAGCCGCTGGGTTCTTCTGGTCTTTTGAGAGACGCGGAAGAGGAATATCCCTTAACGGCTAGATATTCACAAGGCGGAATCGTAATGGCCACGCTGTATCGCTTCTTCGACCAGGACGGGACGCTCCTCTACGTCGGGATCACCGAGTCGCCGCTCGTGCGGTTGGATGGGCATGCGGCCACCCAGCCTTGGTGGGGCGAGGTCCGGTCGGCCACTTATGAGCATTTTTCGAGCCGGGCGGAAGCGCGTGAGGCGGAGCTCAACGCCATCCGGTCCGAGCATCCCGCGTTCAACGTCGCCGACAACGGCGATCCGCGGCTTTCTGAGCGGCTCGCCGCGTGGGACGCGCGGATGCAGCGACGGGCGATAGCCGCTGGGCATGCGTTTCACGGGGGGCCGGATCACCGTCAGCCGCCGTACGACGTGCCGTGCCCGACGCCGACGTGCGGGGCGCTGGAGTTCGAGCCGTGCCATACGGCAGTGGGCCGGGTGAAGGAGGAGGCGCATTCGGTGCGGGACCGTGACTCGTGGAAGGCTCGGCATTGCCGGACGTGCGGAGCGCCGCCTCGGGCAGGGAAAGACATGCTTCCTGGGCCACGGCGCCAGCTTCGTCCGTGAGGGGGTGGGGGGTTGCCGTTGTGGTTGGTTGTCCCGGTGGGGAACACAGGGGGAACAGCAGGCCTGAATACGGCCATCGATCGCCGTCGATAGCCAACGAAGTATTTCCACTCTGACTTGCGGAACCGCATGTGGCCAATCACAGTCAACGGTAGCCAGTTGGCCTGGAAGCGGTCTTCAAAACCGACGAGGCCGAGGTTCTCGGCCTGACGGGTTCGATTCCCGTCCGCCTCCGCTCTGTTTCCGTACCCGTGGACCCATGGGGCGCGCTCCGCGCGCCGGCGGGTCCGTGTCCGGCCGTGTCCTCGCCCTGGCAGAGCCCCCCGCCGACGGGCCCCGGGAGCCCTAGCGGAAGCAGATCCTCCCAGCGCACCTCGCGCCCGATCGCCTCGCCGATGATCCTGACCTGCTCGGTATGGGTGATCGACTCGGGGCCTGTGATCACATACTTGGCTCCGTCGTGTCCAGAGGAGCGCGGCCAGGGCGCGCCACTATCCCGAGGGTTCCGGCGGCGGGCCGAAGGTCCAGTCCGTGCTCTGGGGGTCGACGGTCACGGTGACGCGCTGGCCGACGTCGAGATTACGGTAGAGCGGGCCGGGCAGCCGCCCCGGTGAGGTTTTCGGCCCGGCGGGTTCTATTCCGGCCCGCCTCCGTTCTATTTTCGTACCTATGGACTCACGGAGGCGTGTTCCGCGCACCGACCTGGTGCTCGCCGACCCGCGGCTGGTCGCGACGGCGGGGAGGCTGGGGCGGGCGATCGTCAAGGACGCCGTGGCGCAGGCCCAGCGGCGGGCGCGGCAGGGCGAGATCGGTCCCGAGGAGGTCGCGGACGCGGCGGTGGCGGCGCTTCCGCCGTACGCCACGAGCATGCGGCCGGTGATCAACATGACCGGGGTGCTGCTCCACACCAACCTCGGCCGCGCGCCCCTGTCCTCGGCGGCGATCGCCTCGGCGGCGGCCGCCGCCGGCTCCGCGGACGTGGAGTTCGACCTGGCCACCGGGGCCCGTGCCCGTCGCGGCAGGGGCGCGCTGGAGGCGCTCGCGCGGGCCGTGCCCGCCGCCGAGGACGTGCACCTGGTCAACAACAACGCCGCCGCGCTCGTGCTGGTGGCCACCGTGTTCGCCGCCGGACGGGAGATCGTTATCAGCCGGGGCGAACTGGTGGAGATCGGGGACGGGTTCCGCATCCCCGACCTGCTGATCTCCACCGGCGCGAGGCTGCGTGAGGTGGGCACCACCAACCGCACCTCCTACGCGGACTACGCGGCTGCCGTGGGACCCGAGACCGGGCTCGTGCTCAAGGTGCATCCGTCGAACTTCCGGGTCGAGGGCTTCACCGGTTCGGTCGAGGTCGCGGCGCTCGCGGGGTTGGGCGTGCCGATCGTGGTCGACATCGGTTCCGGCCTGCTCGCGCGCGAACCGCTGCTGCCCGAGGAGCCCGATGCGGCGGGTGTGCTCAAGGCGGGGGCCGACCTGGTCACCGCCAGTGGAGACAAGCTGCTCGGCGGGCCGCAGGCCGGCCTGCTGCTCGGCCGGCGGGACCTGGTCGAACGGTGCAGGCGGCACCCGCTCGCCCGTGCCCTGCGGGTGGACAAGCTGACCCTGGCCGCGCTGGAGGCCACCCTGCGCGGACCCGCCACCCCCCTCCATGAGGCACTGCGCGCCGATCCGGCGGCGCTGGGCGAACGCGCGGGAATGCTCGCCGACAAGCTGGCCGGAGCCGGAATCGACGCGAGAGCCGTATCGAGCGAGGCCACCGTGGGCGGTGGGGGAGCGCCCGGTGTGACGCTGCCCAGCGCGGCGGTGAGCCTGCCCGAGCGGTTCACCGTGCCGCTGCGGACCGGCGCGATTCCGGTCGTCGGCCGGGTGGAGGGCGGCCGGCTCCTACTCGACCTGCGGACCCTCCCCGTGGACCGGGACGACGACGTGATGCGCGCGGTTCTGGAGGCGGACGGCTGATGCACGTCGTCGCGACGGCGGGACACGTCGACCACGGCAAGTCCACCCTGGTCAGGGCGCTCACCGGGATGGAGCCCGACCGGCTGGAGGAGGAGCGGAGGCGGGGCCTGACGATCGAGCTCGGGTACGTCTGGGCGACGCTGCCCTCGGGCGAGCGGCTGGCCTTCGTCGACGTGCCCGGACACGAGCGGTTCCTCGGCACGATGCTGGCGGGGGTCGGTTCGGCGCCCGCCGTCATGTTCGTGGTGGCGGCCGACGAGGGCTGGATGCCGCAGTCGCAGGAGCATCTGGTCGCGCTGCAGGCCCTCGGCGTACGGCATGGCCTGCTCGCGGTGACCCGGGCCGACCTGGCCGATCCGGCGCCGGCGATCGGGCAGGCACGGGCCCGGATGGCCGCGGCCGGCCTCGGCGAAGTCGAGACGCTGGCGGTGAGCGGCCGTACGGGGCAGGGGCTCGGCGAGCTGAGGGAGGCGTTGGACCGGCTGGTGGCCGCGCTGCCGGTGCCCGACCCGGAGGCGCCGGTCCGGCTCTGGGTGGACCGGGCGTTCAGCGTGCGGGGCAGCGGCATGGTGGTGACCGGGACGCTGCCCGAGGGGACGATCGCGGTCGGAGACGGACTGGCGCTCCCCGGCGGTCCGGTCCGGGTCCGGGGACTGGAGAGCCTGAAGGAACCCCGGACCTCTGTGACCGGTGTGGCACGTGTGGCGGTCAACCTGCGCGGGCAGGGCGTCCCCGAACGCGGCCAGGCGCTGGTCACGCCGGGGGCGTGGACCTTCACCGACCAACTCGACGTGCGGCTCTCCCCGGTCGGAGCCGCCGGGGACCCCGGGGCGATCGGCGTCGATCCCCGGGCGCGGGAGAAGACCGGCCGGGCGCATGAGCCGGGAGAGCGGGATCAGGGTGACCTGCCGCGCCGGCTGACCGCCCACATCGGGTCGGCGGCGGTGGTGTGCGAGGTGCGGCCACTCGGCGGGCGGATCGTACGGCTCCACCTGGCCAGGCCGCTCCCGCTGCACCTGGGCGACGTGCTGCTGCTCCGCGATCCCGGCCGGGACCGCGCCGAGGTGCGGGTCCTCGCCGGGGTGGACGTGCTCGACCTGCGTCCTCCGGCGTTGCGCCGCCGGGGGGCGGCGCGGGAACGTGCGGCCCAACTCGCCCAGGCCCGGCCGGACGCGGCCTCGCTGCTCCGCGCCCACCCCCTGCTCCGCGCCGGTGACCTGCTGGCCATGGGGTGCGGCCCGGAGGGAGAGCCGGTGTGCGGTGACTGGCACGCCGATCCGCCCTACTGGTCGAGCCTGGGAGAGCGCCTTCCCCAGGTGGTACGGCGGTACGCCGCCGATCATCCGCTGGAGCCGGGCATGCCGGTGGAGGCGGCCCGCCGCGAGCTGGGCCTGCCCGACCGGCGGCTGGTCGCCGCACTCGTACGACGCCCGCTCACCGTCGCCGACGGGCGGATCGTGAGCGGCTCTTCGGGCCTGCCCGCTCCGGTGGCCCGGGCACTCGAGCGGCTCGGCGCGGAGCTGTCCGCCCATCCCTTCCGCGCGCCGGAGGCCGGGCGGCTCACCGAGCTGGGGCTGGGGCCCCGGGAGTTGGCGGCGGCCGTACGGACGGGGGCGCTGCTGCGCGTGGCCGAGGGAATCGTGCTGCTGCCCGGCGCGGACGTCCGGGCCGCGGCGTCGCTCGCCCGGCTGCCGCAGCCGTTCACCGTCAGCCAGGCCAGACAGGCCCTGGACACCAGCCGCAGGGTCGCGGTGCCGCTGCTGGAGCACCTCGACCGTAAGGGGCTCACCGAACGGATCGACGAGGCCCACCGGCGATGCCGGGTGCCGTCACCCGGCCGGGGCGCGCCGTAGGCCACCTGCGACCGGTGGGCGGACGGACGGAGGAGCCTGTCCGGTTACTGGATTAGTCGATGGGTATGTACTTTGACCTGGGGAGAACCGTCGCCGCCGCCGAGTGCGGCGGCAGACCGCCCGCCGGGAGGATCGCTCGCGGAAGCCGCAGGGGCGGTGCCGCTCATCACCTCCGGTCCCGGTCCGGCCGTCGCCGCTCTCCACGGGGAGATGGCCACTCCGCCGGTGTTTCCGGCGAGGAGGGAAAGCGTCATGCCGGATAACAAGGGCGTCACCTACCAGGGGCCGGGCAAAGTGGAGGTCGAGACCATCGCCTACCCCGAGTTCGAGCTCAAGGACGGACCCGGGGTCAACCCGGCCAACGTGGGGCGCAAGGTCCGGCACGGCGCGATCGTCAAGGCCATCGCGACGAACATCTGCGGCAGCGACCAGCACATGGTCCGCGGCCGTACCACCGCGCCTCCGGGGCTCATCCTCGGCCACGAGATCACCGGTGAGGTCGTCGAGGTCGGCCCGGACGTGGAGTTCATCAAGGTGGGCGACCTCGTCTCGGTCCCCTTCAACATCGCCTGCGGCCGCTGCCGCAACTGCAAGGAGGGCAAGACCGGCGTCTGCGAGAACGTCAACCCCGACCGGCCCGGTTCGGCCTACGGGTACGTCGACATGGGCGGCTGGCCCGGCGGGCAGGCCAAGTACGTGCTCGTCCCCTACGCCGACTGGAATCTACTGAAATTTCCGGACAAGGAGCAGGCGATGGAGAAGATCCTCGACCTGGCCATGCTCACGGACATCTTCCCGACCGGTTTCCACGGCTGTGTCACCGCAGGGGTGGGACCGGGATCGACCGTCTACATCGCGGGGGCCGGCCCGGTCGGGCTCGCCGCCGGGGTCTCGGCGTTCCTGCTCGGGGCCGCCGTGGTCATCATCGGCGACCTGAACAAGGACCGCCTCGCCCAGGCCCGCAGCTTCGGCTGCGAGACCGTCGACGTCTCCCAGGGCGAACCGAAGGACCAGATCGAGCAGATCCTCGGCGTACCCGAGGTGGACTGCGGCGTCGACGCCGTCGGATTCGAGGCCCGCGGCCACGGCGCCCAGTCGGACACCGAACAGCCCGCCACCGTGCTCAACTCGCTCATGGAGATCACCCGCGCCGGCGGCGCGCTCGGCATCCCGGGACTGTACGTGACCGGCGACCCCGGAGCCTCCGACGAGGCGGCCAAGCACGGCTCCCTGTCCATCCGCCTCGGCCTCGGCTGGGCCAAGTCGCTCTCCTTCGCCACCGGGCAGTGCCCCGTCATGCGGTACAACCGCCAGCTGATGATGGCGATCCTGAACGACCGGGTGCAGATCGCCAAGGCGGTCAACGCCATGCCGATCCCGCTGGACCAGGCACCCCAGGGATACGCGGACTTCGACAAGGGCGCCGCGTGCAAATACGTGCTGGACCCGCACGGCATGCTGGCCGCCTCCACCTGACGGGACGCCCTTCCGGCGGAGGGGCCCGCCGCGTGCTCCCCGCCGGGGGAGCACGCGACGAGCCTCCGGGCCGGCCGCCCTACCTCACCAGCTTGTCCAGGCGGATCGGCAGGTCGCGGATGCGCACGCCGGTGGCGTGGTGCACCGCGTTGGCGACCGCCGCCGCGGTGCCGACGATCCCGATCTCCCCGATGCCCTTGGACCCCATCGGGTTGAGGTGCGGATCCTCCTCCTCGACCCAGAACGCCTCGATGTCGGGCACGTCCGCGCAGGTGGCGATGTGATATTGGGCGAAGTCGTGGTTGAGGTAGTCGCCGAACTCGCGGTCCATGACGCTCTCCTCCAGCAGGGCCATCGACAAGCCCATGGTCATGCCGCCGATGAACTGCGAGCGTGCGGTCTTCGGGTTGACGATCCGGCCCGCGGCGAACACCCCGAGCAGCCGCAGCATCCGCGTCTCTCCGGTGTCGGTGTCCACGCCCACCTCGGCGAACTGCGCACCGAAGGCGTGGCGCGCGAACCGCTGCCGCCCCTTGATCTCCTCTGTCGTGTCGGCGCTCGCCTCGACGCCGCCGGCGGGCAGGTCGCCGCCCCGCCGGTCGAGCTCGTCCACCAGCGCCTCGCAGGCCCGCACCACGGCCGTGCCCCACGAGGCCGTCCCCATCGACCCGCCGGCCAGTGAGGCGGTGGGCAGCGAGCTGTCGCCGATCTCCACCTGGACCCGGTCCGCCGAGGTGCGCAGCGCGTCGGCGGCGATCTGGGTCAGCACCGTCCGCGCGCCGGTGCCGATGTCGGAGGCCGCGATCCGTACGGTGAACCGGCCGTCCTGCTCGGCCCGGGCGCTCGCCTGCGACGGACTCCGGTAGGCCGGATAGGTGGACGACGCCACCCCGGTTCCGACCAGCCACCTGCCCCGGCGCCGGACTCCCGGCGTGGGGTCGCGGTCGGTCCACCCGAACCGCCGTACGCCGTCGCGCAGGCAGGCCACCAGGTTGCGGGAGCTGAACGGCAGCCCGCTCTCGGGGTCGGCGTCCGGTTCGTTGCGGATCCGCAGCTCGACCGGGTCGAGCTCGCAGGCGATCGCCAGCTCGTCCATCGCCGATTCCAGTGCGAACATCCCCGGGGTCTCGCCGGGCGCGCGCATCCAGGACGGGGTGGGGACGTCGAGCCGGACCAGCCGGTGAGTGGTGCGCCGGTCGGGCGCGGCGTACATCATCCGGGTGGGCGTGGTGGTCTGCTCGGCGAACTCCCGGAGCGTGGAGCTCTGCTCGAACGCCTCGTGCACGATCGCGCGCAGCCGCCCGTCGGCGTCCGCGCCGAGCCGTACCCGCTGGATCGTCGGGGTGCGGTAGCCGGTCACCGCGAACATCTGCTGCCGGGTCACCGCGAGCTTGACCGGGCGGCCGGTCTGCTTGGCGGCGAGCGCCGCGAGGATCACGTGCGGGTGTGGAGTCCCCTTGGACCCGAACCCCCCGCCCACGTGCGGGGAGATCACCCGTACGTTCGCGGGAGGCATGCCGAACAGGGACGCGACGGTGTCACGGACCACGGAGGACCCCTGATTGGAGTCGTGGAGCGTCAGCCCGTCACCGTCCCATTCGGCGACCGTCGCGTGCGGCTCCATCGGGTTCTGGTGCTCGGCCGGCGTGGTGTAGGTGGCGTCCACCACGACCGGAGCGCCTGCGAGGGCGGCGTCCGGATCACCCTGCTCGACGTCGGCGGGGAAGTTTGGATTAACCCGATTCGGCCGGTACATACCTGGATGATCGGCGCGCAGCTCGACGTCGTGCTGCTCGGTGGCGTACTCCACTTTCATCGTCCTGGCCGCCTCCCTGGCGTCCTGGAGCGTCTCCGCCACCACGAGCGCGACGTACTGGCCCCGGTAGGAGACCCGGGGGGACTGCAGCACGGACAGCTCGGGATTGTCGGCGGGGGCCAGTTTGGGGGCGTTGGCGTACCAGATGGCGGCGATCACGCCGGGGCACTTGAGGACGGCGTCGACGTCGACGGTGCGGACCTCGCCCCGGGCGATGGTGGCCTGTACCGGCACCGCGTAGGCCACGTCGCGCGGGGAGTGCTCGAAGGCGTACCGGGCGTGGCCGGTGACCTTGTCAGGGCTCTCGACCCGGTCCAGTGCCGAGCCGACGGACGACGGAACCGTGGTGGTCATGGCGTCTCCACGAGGTCGGTGAGGGTACGGATCAGCACGTTGCGGGCGAGTGGCACCTTGAACCCGTTCTCCGGCAGCGGGCGGGCCTGGGCCAGTTCCGCGTCCGCGGCCCGGGCGAACTCGGCCGCGGTGGCGGGAGCCCCGCGCAGCGCCTCCTCGGCGAGCTCCGCCCGCCAGGGCACGTGCGCGATCCCGCCGAGCGCGATCCGGCAGTCCCGGACCACGCCGTCGGACATGTCCAGCGCGACCGCCACCGACACCACCGCGAAGGCGAAGGAGGCCCGGTCGCGCACCTTGCGGTACTTCGATCGGGTCGTGAACGGCAGCGCCGGCAGTTCCACCGCGGTGATCAGGTCACCCGGTTCCAGGACGGTGTCGCGGTCCGGCTCGTCGCCGGGCAGCCGGTGCAGCCCGGGCATCGGCACCTGCCGTGCCCCGTTCCGCCCCTCCACGTGCACGGTCGCGCCGAGCGCGGCCAGCGCCACGGCCATGTCGGAGGGGTGGGTGGCCACACAGGCGGTGGAGTGGCCGATGATCGCCAGGTTGCGGTGGTCGCCCTCGACAGCCGGGCAGCCCGAACCGGGCTGCCGCTTGTTGCACGGCTTGGAGACGTCCTGGAAGTAGGAGCAGCGGGTGCGCTGCAGCAGGTTGCCGCCGACCGTGGCCATGTTGCGGATCTGGCCCGACGCGCCCGACAGCACCGCCTCGGCCAGCATCGGATACCGGCGCCGCACGGTCGGATGGGCCGCCAGGTCGCTGTTCCGCACGCCCGCGCCGATCAGCAGGCCGCCGCCCGCGGTGTCCTCGATCGTTCCGGAGGCGACCCGGGTGACGTCCACCAGGGCGTCGGGTGAGACGACGCCCAGCCGCATCAGGTCGACCAGGTTCGTGCCACCGCCCAGGTACATGGCGTCGGGCCGCTCGCCCAGCGCGGCCACCGCCGCCTGTGCGTCCGTGACCCGCTGGTAGGCGAAGGGTCTCACGGTGCCACCTCCGCGATCGCCGCGACGATGTTGACGTAGGCTCCGCAGCGGCACAGGTTGCCGTTCATCCGCTCGCGGATCTCCCTTCCGTCGAGGCGTGGGGAGGTGCTCACGTCCTCGGTGACCACGCTCGGCCATCCCGCGGCCGCCTCGGCCAGCATCCCGGCCGCCGAGCAGAGCTGTCCCGGCGTGCAGTAGCCGCATTGGAAGGCGTCGTTCTCGACGAACGCGGTCTGCAGCGGATGCGGGGTGTCGCCGTCGGCGAGCCCCTCCACCGTGGTGATCTCCTCCTCTCCGAGGGTCACCGTCAGCGTCAGGCAGGACTTCACCCGCCGCCCGTTCACCAGCACCGTGCAGGCCCCGCACTGCCCGTGGTCGCAGCCCTTCTTCGCGCCGATCAGGTCAAGCCGTTCGCGCAGGGTGTCAAGGAGCGTCTCCCTCGTGTCCACGGTGATCGGGTACTCGGTCCGGTTGACCGACAGCCGGATGTCCGCGGTGATCGGGGTTGAGGCATCCCGTCGTGTCGTATCGGCTCCGTCGTTCATGGCGCTTCCCTACCCGGTTGTCTGTCATGCATTTCCCCGCGTACGCCAACAGACATTTGACTTCTGTTGAACGTCCGCGAAGGCCCGGTTTGAGGTCTACGTGGAAGGGCACGAGGAGATGCCGTGATCGGGGAGGTCTGTCCAGGAACGGGACGGACCCTCAGGGGGCCGAGGGCTGGGGGGCCACCGGTCCGACACGCGCCGGTCCGACACGCGCCGGTCCGACACGCGCCGGCCCGACACGCGCCGGGCCGATCGCGGTGGGATCGTCGACGAGCTGGTTGATCACAACGTTGGCGGCGCCCAGTGACGCGGCGCCGAATCCGAGGTCGGAGGCGACGAAGCGGCACCGGGCGGCGGGACCGGCGATGATCAGATTTTCCAGCTCCGCCTGGGCGAAAGGGAGGAGCCACTCGGCCAGCGTGGCGAAGTAGCCGCCGACGACGATGACCCGGGGGTTGAAGAGGTTGACCAGGATCGAACCGCCCAGCCCGAGCCAGCGGCCGACCTCGGCCACCGCGCCGAGCATCAGCGGGTCACCTCCGGCCAGTCCCCGGGCGATCTCCGCCACCCTCTCCTCGGGATCGGGCACCGGGGCGGTCCCCAGCCCGTAGGCCTGGTCCGGGGTCGCCATGCGCACCAGCGCGGCGAGCCCGACCTTCGTCTCCCAGCAGCCGTTGCGCCCGCACCCGCACCGGAGCCCTCCTGGGTCGACGGGCATGTGGCCGACCTCGCCGGAGAAACCGTCCGCGCCGCGCAGCAGGCGGCCGTCGACGATGATGCCGCCGCCCACGCCGACCTCGCCCGTCAGATAGACCATGTCGGATGTCCCCGCGGCGACGCCCGAGGTGTATTCGGCCAGCGCGGCGAGGTTGGCGTCGTTGTCCACCGTCACCGGGACATGCACGTCGCCGAGCGCGACGGACAGCCGGGAGGCGAGCGCGACGTCACGCCAGCCGAGGTTCGGCGCGAGCGCGACCACGCCGTGGCCCACGTCCACCAGGCCGGGGACGGCCACGCCGATGCCGGCCATCCCGATGCCGGACGGCCCGCCGCCCGGCGTTCCGGTGGCGGACCGCCCGGCCCCGGCACGGGTGAGCTCGTCGATGGCCTGCCGGGCCACCCGGCCGAGTTCGCGCAGCGAGTGGTTGGGGCCGCTGCCCATCGCGTCGAAGCCGACGCGACGCTCCACCAGGACGCGCCCGCTCAGGTCGGTGCCGTGGACCGCGACGTAGTCCACATTGATCTCCAGGCCGAGGATCCCGACATGGGCGCCGTCGAGTGCCACCGCCCGCCGGGGGCGGCCGACCGCGCCCGCGTGCTCGATGCCGACCTCACGGACCAGCCGCCGGTCGAGGAGTTCCGCCATCAGGTTGGACACGGTGGCCCGGTGCAGGCCCGTCGCCTCCGCGATGTCGGCGCGCGAGCTGGAGCCGTGGTCACGCAGGTGGCGCAGCACGAGCGACAGGTTCGTCCGGCGCAGCGAGGCGTGACCCGCCGGTTGGGCACCGCTCCCCGCCAGGCGGGTGAAGTGCTGCCCCTGCGTCATGCGGTCACCGGCCTTTATATGTCTTCAAGAGCAATTAATCGATTTCTAACACCGGCAGAGTAGGCCGTACAGCTTGCCCTGATAACGACTTCGCACCTGTCGCTCCTGCCCCACAGGGGGCGACACGCCTACATGTTGCCGAAACGTTACGGCGTGTGGAACGTTTCGACGCTTGCGCCGTACTGGATGGCGTCTTTTAATGCGGCAAGCTGCGTAAATTCCAGCGCAAAATATGAAATTTGATAGATGGGCGATGGAATTTCATTGAAAGGAGTGGCTGGAGCGCAGCCGTCGCGGTGGTGAGGAGTCTCGTCCACCGGAAGACCACGCCGACACGAGGAGTGATTCACCCATGCGGAACTGGCGAAGCGCGGCGGCCGTCACCGCCCTGCTCCTGACTGCGGGCTTGACAACCCCCGGAGCGCCGGCGGCTCTGGCCGCCGGAGCGGTCGTCGCGGAGGAGCACACCGCCTCGGACGTCCACCTGTTCTACTACCCCTGGTACGGCAGCCCGGCCGTGTCCGGCGGCTACCGGCACTGGCAGCAGGGCGGCCACACTCCGCCCGGCGACGTGGGCGCGGACCTCTACCCCTCGCTCGGCGCCTACGACTCCGGGGATTTCGCAGGCGCGGTGACGCAGCACATGCGCTGGATCCAGCGCTCGGGTGCCGGGACCATCGTCTTCAGCTGGTGGGGGCAGGGCTCCTACGAGGATCGGCTCGCCGCCGGGGTGCTCGACGCGGCGGCGCGATTCGGGATCAAGGTCGCCTGGCATCTCGAACCCTACGCCGGCCGTACGGCGGCCTCGACGGTGGCCGACATCGCCTACATCAACTCCCGCTACGGGAGCAGCCCGGCGTTCTATCGCGACGCCGAGCACGGCGATCGCGGTGCCTTCTACGTCTTCGA
This DNA window, taken from Streptosporangium album, encodes the following:
- a CDS encoding ROK family transcriptional regulator codes for the protein MTQGQHFTRLAGSGAQPAGHASLRRTNLSLVLRHLRDHGSSSRADIAEATGLHRATVSNLMAELLDRRLVREVGIEHAGAVGRPRRAVALDGAHVGILGLEINVDYVAVHGTDLSGRVLVERRVGFDAMGSGPNHSLRELGRVARQAIDELTRAGAGRSATGTPGGGPSGIGMAGIGVAVPGLVDVGHGVVALAPNLGWRDVALASRLSVALGDVHVPVTVDNDANLAALAEYTSGVAAGTSDMVYLTGEVGVGGGIIVDGRLLRGADGFSGEVGHMPVDPGGLRCGCGRNGCWETKVGLAALVRMATPDQAYGLGTAPVPDPEERVAEIARGLAGGDPLMLGAVAEVGRWLGLGGSILVNLFNPRVIVVGGYFATLAEWLLPFAQAELENLIIAGPAARCRFVASDLGFGAASLGAANVVINQLVDDPTAIGPARVGPARVGPARVGPARVGPVAPQPSAP